From the genome of Saccharicrinis carchari, one region includes:
- a CDS encoding CIS tube protein: MSGELVKLKIKAYSDEQFNNEVADGEFTTLLNPENYNIKYQIEHNEDQASGTSSSAPRFNKIPPEDLELEFIFDRTGVVVNTSDNSLSSDEGVGVIDDVETFKRVVFDYNGDEHRPNFLIISWGSLLFKGTLTEMDLTFKLFSPNGAPLRATARAKFKGFVEDNLRVALENNASPDLTHVRIVKAGDTLPLMAHRIYGDSKYYLEVARVNGLSNFRKLTVGQQLFFPPLEKTS, translated from the coding sequence ATGTCGGGAGAATTGGTTAAACTTAAGATAAAGGCTTACAGCGACGAGCAGTTCAACAACGAAGTGGCCGACGGGGAGTTTACCACTTTGCTGAACCCCGAAAATTACAACATAAAATACCAGATAGAACATAACGAGGATCAGGCTTCGGGAACCAGCTCTTCGGCACCCCGGTTCAATAAAATACCGCCCGAAGATTTGGAGCTGGAATTCATTTTTGACCGGACCGGCGTAGTGGTCAACACCTCCGACAACAGCTTGTCGAGCGATGAGGGCGTGGGGGTGATCGACGATGTGGAAACTTTTAAACGGGTGGTGTTCGATTACAACGGCGATGAGCACCGTCCTAATTTCCTGATTATATCCTGGGGTTCACTGTTGTTTAAGGGAACCCTTACCGAGATGGATCTTACCTTTAAGTTGTTTAGCCCCAATGGCGCACCCTTACGGGCTACCGCCAGGGCAAAGTTCAAAGGTTTTGTGGAAGATAACCTGCGGGTAGCCCTCGAAAACAACGCTTCGCCCGACCTGACCCATGTGCGTATCGTTAAAGCCGGCGACACGCTCCCCTTGATGGCACATCGCATTTACGGCGATTCAAAATATTATCTGGAGGTGGCCAGGGTAAACGGCCTGAGCAACTTCCGAAAGCTTACTGTCGGACAGCAACTATTCTTTCCGCCACTCGAAAAGACATCCTGA
- a CDS encoding DUF5908 family protein has protein sequence MPIEIKELHIKINVDDGSRRGRGASKNGGDKDKIIEACVEQVMEILSKKEER, from the coding sequence ATGCCCATTGAAATCAAGGAACTGCACATAAAAATAAACGTGGACGATGGCTCACGCCGTGGTAGGGGAGCAAGCAAGAACGGCGGGGATAAGGACAAGATTATTGAGGCCTGTGTGGAACAGGTAATGGAAATATTATCGAAAAAAGAGGAGAGATAA
- the vgrG gene encoding type VI secretion system tip protein VgrG, whose translation MPEERVIRTARSADLVTHKILIDGEELSATYQVLSIDVEKEINRIPWAKIVLLDGHPSSEDFPLSNEPYFVPGKDIEIRAGYHSEEQTIFKGIVIRHNLRIRPQKSMLIIECKDLAVKLTVGRKSKYFYDSKDSDILQLIMAPYSLDMDVETSKVEHAVMVQYNVSDWDFVITRAQANGKICIVDDGKVTVKRPDFNQSESLSLVYGATILNFDAEIDARNQFQSITSYGWNAADQEMFEIAANGQDVNLNGNLSSDDLSSVIGLDNLELKDGGEMNESELQDWVDAKDLFSKLSKIRGTVQFQGAPEVKPDTTLGLTGVGERFNGKVYVSAVRHHISQGNWTTTAQFGVNPKWFTESVEINDLPASGLLAAVNGLQVAKVTQLESDPDGEDRVLIRMPVIDNAEQGVWARVSTLDAGDGRGSFFRPEIDDEVLVGFINGNPRDPIILGMMNSSAKPAPVQAADDNHEKGFVTRSEMKLMFDDDKKSVVIETPAGKKISVDEDAGVIKLEDENGNTVTLDSSGIAMESQGDISLTASGDVKIEGTNVEIKAAAQLKAEGSAGAELTSSAIAKIQGSMVQIN comes from the coding sequence ATGCCCGAAGAAAGAGTTATACGGACCGCCCGCTCCGCGGATTTGGTTACACACAAAATCCTGATTGATGGGGAAGAACTGTCCGCTACCTATCAGGTGTTGAGCATTGATGTAGAAAAAGAAATCAATCGAATCCCCTGGGCAAAAATCGTTTTGCTCGATGGTCATCCGTCGTCCGAAGATTTTCCGCTCAGTAACGAGCCTTACTTTGTTCCGGGCAAGGATATTGAGATACGGGCAGGGTATCATTCCGAAGAGCAGACTATCTTTAAAGGAATCGTCATTCGCCATAACCTGAGGATAAGGCCGCAAAAATCAATGCTAATTATCGAATGTAAAGATTTGGCCGTAAAACTTACTGTGGGCCGGAAAAGTAAATATTTCTACGACAGCAAGGACAGTGACATCCTGCAGCTAATTATGGCTCCGTACAGCCTTGATATGGATGTGGAAACCTCGAAGGTTGAACATGCCGTGATGGTACAATATAATGTTAGCGATTGGGATTTTGTGATAACAAGGGCGCAGGCCAACGGGAAAATATGTATTGTTGACGATGGAAAAGTTACTGTTAAGCGTCCTGATTTTAACCAAAGCGAATCTCTGTCGTTGGTTTATGGGGCAACCATCCTGAATTTCGATGCCGAGATAGATGCACGGAATCAATTCCAATCCATCACATCGTACGGATGGAATGCCGCGGATCAGGAAATGTTTGAGATTGCCGCCAACGGCCAGGATGTTAATTTAAACGGGAACCTATCGTCGGACGATCTGTCATCGGTTATCGGGTTGGACAACTTAGAACTCAAAGACGGCGGCGAAATGAACGAAAGTGAGTTGCAGGATTGGGTCGATGCCAAAGACCTTTTCAGCAAGCTGTCGAAAATTCGTGGTACGGTTCAATTTCAGGGCGCACCCGAAGTGAAACCCGATACAACCCTGGGCCTTACCGGGGTGGGCGAAAGGTTCAACGGTAAAGTGTATGTTTCGGCCGTCAGGCATCATATTTCCCAGGGCAACTGGACGACAACGGCTCAATTTGGCGTCAATCCCAAATGGTTTACGGAATCTGTCGAAATAAACGACCTGCCGGCTTCGGGCCTGCTGGCCGCGGTAAATGGTTTGCAAGTGGCCAAAGTCACCCAACTCGAAAGCGACCCGGACGGCGAAGACCGCGTATTGATTCGAATGCCCGTAATAGATAATGCGGAACAGGGTGTTTGGGCAAGAGTTTCCACACTGGATGCCGGCGATGGCAGGGGCTCTTTCTTCCGGCCCGAGATAGACGATGAGGTACTTGTGGGCTTTATCAACGGAAACCCCCGCGATCCAATTATTCTGGGCATGATGAACAGCAGTGCCAAACCGGCTCCTGTTCAGGCCGCCGACGACAATCATGAAAAGGGTTTTGTTACGCGCAGCGAGATGAAGCTGATGTTCGACGACGATAAAAAATCCGTGGTCATCGAAACGCCCGCCGGAAAAAAAATCAGCGTGGACGAAGATGCCGGTGTCATTAAGCTGGAAGACGAAAATGGCAATACCGTGACACTCGACAGCTCGGGTATTGCCATGGAAAGCCAGGGCGACATATCCCTAACAGCCTCGGGCGATGTTAAAATAGAAGGTACCAATGTTGAGATAAAGGCCGCTGCCCAGTTAAAAGCAGAGGGATCGGCCGGTGCCGAACTTACTTCGAGTGCCATCGCCAAGATACAGGGTTCGATGGTGCAGATAAATTGA
- a CDS encoding PKD domain-containing protein codes for MASKLTEITTKYHTFVDNQVLTKDQLNEFVSYFDDQNRLTRVFLYGVGVICGFKLLKKANAVVVAPGVGVTTDGDLLQLKTAIPGSELKKLETEPIEYLYYKNYTDDLANYGHFRKQVGGSSQVMELLELFPEQVENSKPLNTITNLNDKVVLLYLESFAKEGELCTTIDCDNQGTEQVNRLKVLLVSKNDAELIAKRDTIFSAFNVFDSYFALPEVSVRRVVLNQLNTAKYEELKRAYYDAVNSDSLLANLTKGISRIIQNFDDILQLDISASRLNTSLTRLKDIFNFSAYAVPFNIQYCYDFLKDVVDTYNEIKALLLDLKGLCLPNISAFPRHLMLGLISEINTEPKHLRHGFYKSPAISCGMDKLQHCKSLIDRLFILIDLFETKMGEIKITPSNQLTVLGLRAVPYYYNVKNDLLKSWNYSKSTKNEEKYNLSYHTPSLSGDAHVQEPLAFNIDKFDFFRIAGHQGKDYRDVLETLDKLKIKYGLAFDVKALAVNLSNETLDIDDYECEFEDLKVMLKAWTAEQDCILAQVASFFSSFSTKEPGKNVKEEELVLTHRTKSNFSSASGKNLKSAAAKSETSYVTVNKLYQPVYTKSNVVSDNMSTAQDTLGIEMKAAIEENKGGSVHDIVAGTREKLVDKVNTEEWNADPDMKIFVVDKGVELMAYTHVLTQRMPTEVAVVDTVKVNDYKLTLAELCDLVQKMKGAYQSVQLSVALRAFMGLLINQLSTVCCSGKKLEILLDEVNKRKDKVLLQLQLSKFIEKHPGAEHLAGVKPGGTFILVYKNKEKDVELQQNPNAKELTIADSFNKATESLAKDILNLSKYSTAERNLLTNRVNQLFKLEESLSLATELNASDEFVKTPDIPANTVVADFSLPYLCCSDCAPINYIIAKPPVTLRLEKDTYCLGTDTQPVLFEKSPADGVVKSDPETEGITIEENRLVFSPALFPEDLFGQAIRFTVNDQVTDAEIKVYKGIKVDFNVPESPTNQTTITFVATGDVEAVRFLWDFGDGETSTDRSPTHTYKLPVNDDNKVTVRLTATARNEVCTASAQHPIQFVAIPADIDLDQKEYCENDESEYPFIITPDGASVEIKGPGVRQNAAGNYFFVPAVANPGTHTFTLNGEANDLSVIVQAAPIASFSGQQLGDQLILTNNSVNANAFTWSINSQKIEQNNTQPYVIDLTPSSPTAWAVRLEARGAAVCPPHLSRLRTFNTKYSEEPASSCIEETKEAIIADHRILNAIKHEDNKAVDAVWKQTAQIYGGTTEFKEGVLDDVDRFLAGSRNDRLDEMFTKLLRQTAEMMMELTGQEDIIPRLVQLFELQLRLLYHVLGCQPGEVINEHQDVLASMLDQIIELLGLLQQYPDVIYSERMKKFIADYQNRVADVELLKAHVEKIISDKLI; via the coding sequence ATGGCATCGAAATTAACAGAAATAACCACTAAATATCATACGTTTGTCGATAACCAGGTTTTAACCAAGGACCAGTTAAACGAGTTTGTTAGCTATTTTGACGACCAGAACAGGCTCACAAGGGTTTTTTTATACGGCGTAGGTGTGATATGCGGCTTCAAGCTGCTGAAAAAAGCAAACGCCGTTGTAGTTGCGCCCGGTGTTGGTGTTACCACCGATGGCGATTTGCTGCAACTAAAAACGGCTATTCCCGGTTCGGAGTTGAAAAAGCTCGAAACAGAACCGATAGAATACCTGTATTATAAGAACTATACCGACGATTTGGCCAATTATGGACACTTCCGCAAACAAGTGGGTGGGTCATCGCAGGTGATGGAGCTTTTGGAGCTTTTCCCCGAACAGGTGGAAAATTCCAAACCCTTGAATACAATAACCAACCTGAACGATAAGGTGGTATTGCTCTATCTGGAGTCGTTTGCAAAAGAAGGGGAACTTTGTACAACTATCGATTGCGATAACCAGGGGACAGAACAAGTTAACCGTTTAAAGGTATTGCTGGTTTCAAAAAACGATGCCGAATTAATAGCCAAACGGGATACCATCTTTAGCGCTTTTAATGTGTTCGACTCCTATTTTGCCCTGCCGGAAGTATCTGTAAGAAGAGTCGTGTTAAACCAATTGAACACCGCCAAATACGAAGAGTTAAAAAGGGCCTATTACGATGCGGTAAACAGCGATAGCTTGCTGGCAAACCTTACGAAGGGGATCAGCCGTATCATTCAAAATTTCGATGACATCCTACAATTAGATATTTCCGCATCGCGTCTGAACACCTCATTGACAAGGCTAAAAGATATCTTCAACTTCAGTGCCTATGCGGTACCTTTCAATATTCAGTATTGCTACGATTTTTTAAAGGATGTGGTGGATACCTACAACGAGATAAAAGCGCTCCTTTTGGATTTGAAAGGACTCTGCCTCCCTAATATTAGCGCATTCCCCAGGCATCTCATGTTGGGCCTTATCAGCGAAATAAATACCGAACCTAAACATTTAAGGCATGGCTTTTATAAATCGCCTGCCATAAGTTGCGGGATGGATAAATTACAGCATTGTAAAAGTCTGATTGATAGATTATTTATATTGATAGACCTGTTTGAAACTAAAATGGGAGAAATTAAGATAACCCCCTCGAACCAATTAACCGTTTTGGGCTTGCGGGCTGTTCCCTATTATTACAATGTGAAAAACGACCTGCTCAAATCGTGGAATTATTCAAAGTCCACCAAAAATGAAGAAAAGTATAATTTAAGTTACCACACTCCCAGCCTCTCGGGCGATGCCCATGTGCAAGAGCCGTTGGCTTTCAATATCGATAAGTTCGACTTTTTCAGGATCGCGGGACACCAAGGTAAAGACTATCGCGATGTGTTGGAAACATTGGACAAGTTAAAAATAAAATACGGGCTTGCTTTTGATGTAAAGGCATTGGCGGTAAATCTTAGTAACGAAACCCTGGATATTGATGATTACGAATGCGAATTTGAAGACCTAAAAGTGATGCTGAAAGCCTGGACGGCCGAGCAGGATTGCATTTTGGCTCAGGTGGCCAGTTTCTTTTCGAGTTTCAGCACCAAAGAGCCGGGTAAAAATGTGAAAGAGGAGGAACTGGTACTGACACACAGGACCAAGTCAAACTTCTCATCGGCATCCGGTAAAAACCTGAAATCCGCAGCCGCAAAAAGCGAGACGTCTTATGTTACAGTAAATAAATTGTATCAGCCTGTTTACACCAAAAGCAATGTGGTATCCGACAATATGAGCACAGCACAAGACACGCTGGGTATTGAAATGAAAGCGGCCATTGAAGAAAACAAAGGCGGTTCGGTTCACGATATTGTTGCGGGTACAAGAGAAAAATTAGTGGATAAGGTAAACACCGAAGAGTGGAACGCCGATCCGGATATGAAAATATTTGTGGTGGATAAGGGTGTGGAATTGATGGCTTACACACATGTGCTTACACAACGGATGCCTACGGAAGTGGCCGTTGTGGATACCGTGAAGGTTAACGATTACAAATTGACCCTCGCCGAACTGTGCGACCTGGTACAGAAAATGAAAGGGGCATACCAGTCCGTTCAGCTGTCAGTAGCGCTAAGGGCCTTTATGGGCTTGCTGATAAACCAACTGTCAACGGTATGCTGTTCGGGTAAAAAACTGGAGATATTATTGGATGAGGTAAATAAGCGCAAAGACAAAGTCCTGCTACAATTACAACTTTCCAAATTTATAGAGAAGCACCCCGGAGCCGAACACCTGGCCGGAGTTAAACCGGGCGGAACCTTTATCCTGGTATATAAAAACAAAGAGAAGGATGTTGAGCTGCAACAAAACCCCAATGCAAAGGAACTTACCATAGCCGATAGCTTTAACAAAGCAACCGAGTCGCTGGCTAAAGATATTTTAAATTTGAGCAAATATAGTACTGCTGAACGAAACCTCTTAACGAACAGGGTCAACCAACTGTTTAAACTGGAAGAAAGTTTAAGCCTTGCCACAGAATTAAATGCATCGGACGAATTTGTGAAAACACCGGATATCCCGGCCAACACGGTGGTTGCCGATTTTTCTTTGCCTTACCTGTGCTGTTCCGATTGTGCTCCTATCAATTATATCATTGCCAAGCCGCCGGTAACCTTGCGTCTGGAAAAAGATACCTATTGCCTGGGTACGGATACACAACCCGTGTTGTTCGAGAAATCGCCGGCCGATGGTGTGGTCAAGTCGGATCCCGAAACGGAAGGTATCACCATCGAAGAAAACAGGTTGGTATTCTCACCGGCCCTGTTCCCCGAAGATTTGTTTGGACAGGCCATTCGCTTTACCGTTAATGATCAGGTTACGGATGCCGAGATTAAAGTTTACAAGGGTATTAAAGTGGACTTTAATGTTCCGGAATCACCTACGAATCAAACTACCATTACCTTTGTTGCCACCGGTGATGTGGAAGCCGTACGGTTTTTATGGGATTTTGGAGATGGAGAAACATCTACCGACCGTAGCCCTACGCATACCTATAAGCTTCCGGTAAATGATGACAATAAAGTAACTGTAAGGCTTACTGCCACTGCCCGGAATGAGGTTTGTACAGCAAGTGCTCAGCACCCCATTCAGTTTGTGGCCATACCTGCCGATATTGACCTGGATCAAAAAGAATATTGCGAAAATGATGAAAGTGAGTATCCCTTCATCATTACGCCCGACGGTGCAAGCGTTGAAATAAAAGGCCCCGGAGTACGGCAGAACGCCGCCGGAAATTATTTCTTCGTTCCTGCCGTTGCCAATCCCGGAACACATACGTTTACGCTGAACGGAGAGGCAAATGACTTGTCGGTTATTGTACAAGCCGCGCCTATTGCAAGTTTCAGTGGCCAACAGCTAGGCGATCAGTTGATATTGACCAATAACTCGGTGAATGCAAATGCGTTTACCTGGAGCATCAACAGCCAAAAAATTGAGCAAAACAATACGCAGCCTTATGTGATTGACTTAACCCCTAGCAGTCCAACCGCCTGGGCGGTTCGTCTTGAGGCCAGGGGTGCGGCGGTGTGCCCACCACACCTGAGCAGGCTAAGAACTTTTAATACCAAGTACTCCGAAGAACCGGCCAGTAGCTGCATCGAAGAAACCAAAGAGGCCATTATTGCCGATCATAGAATCCTGAATGCCATTAAACATGAGGATAACAAGGCGGTAGATGCTGTCTGGAAGCAAACCGCACAGATATATGGCGGCACCACCGAATTTAAGGAAGGTGTACTTGATGATGTGGATCGATTCCTGGCGGGAAGCAGGAATGACCGTTTGGATGAGATGTTCACCAAGCTGCTGCGGCAAACGGCAGAAATGATGATGGAACTGACCGGTCAGGAAGATATTATCCCCCGACTTGTCCAGTTGTTCGAACTGCAATTAAGACTGTTATACCATGTCTTAGGCTGTCAGCCCGGCGAAGTCATCAATGAACACCAGGATGTTTTGGCCAGCATGCTCGATCAAATCATCGAATTGCTCGGACTGCTTCAGCAATATCCGGATGTTATCTATAGCGAGCGGATGAAAAAGTTTATTGCTGATTACCAGAACCGCGTTGCTGATGTTGAACTCCTAAAAGCACATGTCGAAAAAATTATCAGCGATAAGTTGATTTAG
- a CDS encoding PAAR domain-containing protein, whose amino-acid sequence MGAPAARITDMHTCPMVTGTVPHVGGPILPPGAPTVFIGGMPAARVGDMAVCVGPPDTIAMGSGTVMIGGMPAARMGDSTAHGGVIVAGCPTVLIG is encoded by the coding sequence ATGGGAGCGCCGGCAGCACGGATTACCGATATGCATACATGCCCTATGGTAACAGGCACTGTTCCCCATGTGGGAGGCCCCATATTACCCCCCGGGGCACCAACGGTGTTCATAGGTGGTATGCCCGCAGCCCGTGTCGGTGACATGGCCGTCTGTGTCGGCCCGCCCGATACCATCGCCATGGGCTCGGGAACGGTGATGATAGGTGGTATGCCCGCTGCCAGGATGGGCGATTCAACAGCCCACGGCGGCGTAATTGTAGCCGGTTGCCCAACGGTATTGATAGGGTAG
- a CDS encoding GPW/gp25 family protein, whose protein sequence is MDTTHSFLGTGWSFPPEFQKGTRTVKMLQDEADIESSLEILLSTRLGERIMVPDYGCNLDEMLFKPLSLTLKTYVVDLIKTAILYHEPRIDVIKIAIDPTNELQGELLINIEYVVRTTNSRKNMVFPFYKEEGSET, encoded by the coding sequence ATGGACACAACGCACTCTTTTTTAGGTACCGGATGGAGTTTCCCGCCCGAATTTCAGAAAGGGACCCGCACGGTTAAAATGTTGCAGGATGAGGCAGATATCGAGAGTAGCCTCGAAATCTTGTTGTCCACCCGTTTGGGCGAACGCATCATGGTGCCCGATTATGGCTGCAATCTGGACGAAATGCTTTTTAAACCCTTGAGCCTAACCTTGAAAACCTATGTAGTCGACTTGATAAAAACGGCTATCCTTTACCACGAACCCAGGATAGACGTGATTAAAATCGCTATCGACCCCACCAATGAGCTTCAGGGGGAACTGCTGATCAATATCGAATATGTGGTTCGGACCACCAATTCCAGAAAAAACATGGTCTTCCCGTTTTATAAAGAAGAGGGCAGCGAAACATAG
- a CDS encoding baseplate J/gp47 family protein translates to MANCGKEILFGREGTEQQQRYIQALDPASVKLNDFELKEWMQFAYGFASHVNYFASTDEKVVSGNWEDFFKSEPELDAFLAKVQQGNELTPHLALYVCFIQLLQITKRRFNQLTLRHLDFYYKQVLKIQKLPPSPDSVHILFELAKNAVSEKISDETELDAGKDADGDKLIYRTSEELIANKTQVAQLKSVYNDHDSAKLKAADVADSYDGKGDDFPDDEVKWWPFGYYKKEVEGIKNDYPELPDAQIGFALSGEILELKEGVRNVMITADFTTAPDASYTSVQLNNNLEIYCSGEKGWLGPFPVLNMPGFTSGLNAGTKKLQFAFQIPKDEEPVVKYDATVHPQSYGTDFPVCRIRFKTENSEAHALYRNIVEKELATLQVNVDVRQIKGISLYNDIGTINADKPFYPFGTQPVKKSKFYMDYPELFKKNWNDLKVDIEWKNTPDSFKQWYLAYRSSFITQISPYGYLDGIFDLAINLEAQKKMAIDKEAELAQNTLKIIQNPTETDLIVEGDDHFAAAVEINNKEDWDTVSGLDTITLFEKDGDIFETSFTVNRAATWEEDKNGPVRLSLNQTFLHEMFPRIYALAMSSDNDSVLIPNEPYTPFIEEISLDYKASAQIKVSGAKYDFNAFSLFHEHPFGQSEENLDLKTQNGLLDEGEDPVLNLVPTYCKGGELYIGLQDALPKQTISLLIQVLEGSENPEADSFVGKQKVEWHVLRNNEWMELDTHYMITNEIDNFLKSGIVKFSIPKEANNNNTLLPTGYVWVKAKIHKSYDAVSKVIGIHAQAVEAQFENDNNNLQHLENGLPAQTISKLINRIPKVKSLSQPYSSFDGKPEESNADYYTRVSERLRHKNRAICVWDYEHLVLQNFPEIHKVKCLSHTSTLITGNKRVTKYLAPGSVVVVVIPDIVNKNVFDIYQPRVSKATLNKIRDFLKKLVSPLIQIEVINTEYEELTVELKVKFYKGYDEVYYKTVLEQDLTKLLSPWAFDAASTLQFGITLHKSVVINYAEKLEYVDFVTDVKLHQKNAATKVVAEVNEAIPSSPEVILVSAKTHLIDTNINDCTNTNPEPAEVCQT, encoded by the coding sequence ATGGCCAACTGCGGAAAGGAAATATTATTTGGGCGCGAGGGAACGGAACAACAGCAACGTTATATCCAGGCGTTGGATCCGGCTTCGGTAAAGCTCAACGACTTTGAACTGAAAGAGTGGATGCAGTTTGCATATGGTTTTGCATCCCATGTAAATTATTTTGCAAGCACGGACGAGAAAGTTGTCAGTGGAAATTGGGAGGATTTTTTTAAATCGGAACCGGAACTGGACGCCTTTCTTGCCAAGGTACAGCAAGGCAATGAGCTTACGCCCCACCTGGCCTTGTATGTTTGTTTCATCCAATTATTACAGATAACAAAACGTAGGTTCAACCAACTTACCCTTCGGCATTTGGATTTTTATTACAAGCAAGTTCTAAAAATTCAAAAATTACCTCCCTCTCCCGATAGCGTCCATATCCTCTTTGAATTGGCCAAAAATGCCGTTTCCGAAAAAATTTCGGACGAAACGGAGCTTGACGCCGGAAAAGATGCCGATGGCGATAAACTGATTTACCGTACATCTGAAGAACTTATTGCAAACAAAACCCAGGTCGCCCAACTCAAAAGCGTTTACAACGATCATGATTCCGCTAAATTAAAGGCGGCAGATGTGGCCGATTCATACGATGGCAAGGGCGACGATTTTCCTGACGACGAGGTGAAGTGGTGGCCGTTCGGATATTATAAAAAAGAGGTTGAGGGTATTAAAAACGATTATCCCGAATTGCCGGATGCACAAATTGGCTTTGCCCTGTCCGGAGAAATACTGGAGTTAAAGGAAGGCGTACGAAACGTGATGATCACCGCAGACTTTACTACTGCCCCCGACGCTTCCTATACTTCGGTACAACTAAACAACAACCTTGAGATTTATTGTTCGGGCGAAAAAGGCTGGCTGGGCCCTTTCCCGGTACTAAACATGCCCGGGTTCACTTCAGGCTTAAATGCGGGCACAAAAAAACTACAGTTCGCATTTCAAATACCCAAAGATGAAGAGCCCGTAGTAAAATACGATGCGACGGTGCATCCGCAGAGCTATGGTACAGACTTTCCGGTTTGTCGTATCCGTTTTAAAACTGAAAATTCAGAAGCACATGCTTTATACCGCAATATTGTTGAGAAGGAGTTAGCTACATTGCAAGTGAATGTTGATGTGCGCCAGATAAAAGGAATCTCCCTTTACAACGACATAGGCACCATAAATGCCGACAAACCTTTTTATCCCTTTGGTACCCAGCCCGTAAAAAAATCGAAGTTTTATATGGATTATCCCGAATTGTTCAAAAAAAATTGGAATGATTTAAAAGTAGATATCGAATGGAAAAACACGCCCGACAGTTTTAAGCAATGGTATCTGGCCTATCGTAGCTCTTTTATCACACAAATAAGCCCCTACGGATATTTGGACGGGATTTTTGATTTGGCTATCAATTTAGAAGCACAGAAAAAGATGGCCATTGACAAAGAAGCTGAGTTAGCGCAGAATACACTTAAAATTATTCAAAACCCTACGGAAACCGATTTGATTGTAGAGGGCGACGATCATTTTGCAGCAGCCGTTGAAATCAACAACAAGGAAGATTGGGATACGGTGAGCGGACTGGACACCATTACCCTATTCGAAAAGGACGGTGATATATTTGAAACAAGTTTTACGGTAAATAGGGCTGCCACGTGGGAGGAAGATAAAAATGGCCCGGTGCGGCTATCCCTGAACCAGACTTTTCTGCACGAAATGTTTCCGCGTATCTATGCCCTGGCCATGAGCAGCGATAACGACAGCGTCCTCATTCCCAACGAGCCTTACACCCCTTTTATCGAAGAGATAAGCCTGGACTACAAGGCTTCGGCACAAATTAAGGTTTCAGGGGCTAAGTATGATTTCAATGCGTTTTCGCTTTTTCACGAGCATCCCTTTGGACAATCGGAAGAAAACTTAGACCTGAAAACACAAAATGGTTTATTAGATGAAGGTGAAGACCCTGTTTTAAACCTTGTTCCCACCTATTGCAAAGGGGGCGAACTATATATTGGCTTACAAGATGCACTGCCTAAGCAAACCATTTCGCTGTTGATACAAGTACTGGAAGGAAGCGAGAACCCGGAAGCAGACTCCTTTGTGGGGAAACAAAAAGTAGAGTGGCATGTATTGCGCAACAACGAGTGGATGGAGTTGGATACCCATTATATGATCACCAACGAAATAGATAATTTTCTGAAATCGGGCATCGTTAAATTTTCCATTCCCAAAGAAGCCAACAATAACAATACTTTATTGCCCACAGGTTATGTATGGGTTAAAGCCAAAATTCACAAAAGCTACGATGCGGTAAGTAAAGTTATCGGTATCCATGCCCAGGCTGTTGAAGCACAGTTTGAAAATGACAATAATAACCTGCAACACCTGGAAAACGGTTTGCCTGCCCAAACCATATCCAAACTCATAAACCGTATTCCCAAGGTAAAATCACTTTCGCAACCATATAGCTCATTCGATGGAAAACCGGAAGAGTCAAATGCCGATTATTACACCAGGGTCAGTGAACGGTTAAGGCATAAAAACAGGGCAATTTGCGTGTGGGATTATGAGCACCTGGTGTTGCAGAATTTCCCGGAAATTCATAAAGTAAAATGTTTGAGCCATACCAGTACGCTTATAACGGGCAATAAGCGGGTTACCAAATACCTGGCTCCCGGAAGCGTGGTGGTAGTGGTGATACCCGACATTGTGAATAAAAACGTGTTCGATATTTATCAGCCCAGGGTTAGTAAGGCCACGCTCAACAAAATCCGTGATTTCCTGAAAAAGCTGGTGTCCCCTTTAATTCAGATCGAAGTGATAAACACCGAATACGAAGAACTTACCGTTGAACTGAAAGTCAAATTTTATAAAGGTTACGACGAAGTTTACTATAAAACTGTTTTGGAGCAAGACTTAACCAAATTGCTATCGCCCTGGGCTTTCGATGCAGCCTCTACTTTGCAATTCGGCATCACGCTGCATAAAAGTGTTGTGATCAACTATGCCGAGAAACTGGAATACGTGGATTTTGTGACCGATGTCAAACTGCATCAGAAAAATGCCGCTACCAAAGTGGTGGCCGAAGTAAATGAAGCCATTCCCTCAAGTCCCGAGGTAATTTTAGTATCGGCCAAAACCCATCTGATCGATACCAACATCAACGATTGCACGAATACTAATCCGGAACCTGCTGAAGTATGTCAGACGTAA